One window of Kryptolebias marmoratus isolate JLee-2015 linkage group LG3, ASM164957v2, whole genome shotgun sequence genomic DNA carries:
- the LOC108241426 gene encoding basement membrane-specific heparan sulfate proteoglycan core protein-like, translating into MDLSPGALILCFLLCSVAAEPPVVSVEPRFAAVRQGESVSFRCQARSNVQPVRLEWKKANNQPFLDNVKIGPDGSMLTVANVRPGNQGQYRCVAISSAGRSFANAALNVRHVPKIQLTPAGPLQVRLGDPVSVECKATGRPRPTVAWQRQGSTIQLVTEERNDVNVLKWPAIRPEDSGVYVCQAGNNVGASEARIEITVEGPPGAPVASVNIAEMTVIEGQTVTMECQASGSPPPEISWSKLRAPLPWRHTVAGGVLTLTSVGRQDSGQYICNATNINGYSEAYTQMEVETPPYATCLPDQVKLKPGDALVVQCLAHGSHPITFTWARVGRAGLPAAAVATADGRLTIARVKQNDSGTYKCVATNHIGSSEAQAKVMIKA; encoded by the exons ATGGATTTATCTCCTGGGGCTCTGATCCTGTGCTTCCTGTTGTGTTCAG tggcTGCTGAGCCTCCGGTTGTCTCCGTGGAGCCTCGGTTCGCTGCTGTGCGCCAAGGAGAGTCTGTCAGCTTCAGGTGCCAAGCGAGGAGCAACGTGCAACCAGTCCGGCTGGAATGGAAGAAAGCCAATAATCAACCGTTCCTGG ACAATGTAAAGATTGGTCCTGATGGGTCTATGCTGACGGTTGCCAACGTTCGACCTGGAAACCAGGGTCAATACCGCTGTGTGGCCATCAGCTCTGCTGGGCGCAGCTTTGCCAATGCCGCGCTCAATGTCAGGC ATGTTCCTAAAATACAGCTGACGCCAGCAGGGCCCCTGCAGGTCAGACTGGGTGACCCTGTGTCAGTGGAGTGCAAGGCCACAGGCAGGCCACGCCCCACAGTTGCCTGGCAACGCCAGGGCTCCACCATACAGCTGGTTACCGAGGAGAGAAATGATGTTAACGTTCTGAAG TGGCCTGCGATACGGCCCGAGGACTCAGGGGTGTACGTTTGCCAGGCTGGGAACAATGTCGGGGCGTCAGAAGCCAGAATTGAGATCACTGTGGAGGGGCCGCCTGGAGCACCAGTGGCTTCAGTGAACATTGCAGAAATGACAGTGATTGAAGGACAAACAGTAACGATGGAGTGTCAGGCATCTG GCTCCCCTCCTCCTGAGATAAGCTGGTCCAAGCTGCGAGCACCACTGCCATGGAGGCACACAGTGGCTGGTGGAGTTCTGACCCTGACCTCCGTGGGCCGCCAAGACTCAGGACAGTACATCTGCAATGCAACCAACATCAACGGCTACAGTGAGGCCTACACGCAGATGGAGGTGGAGA CCCCTCCGTATGCCACCTGCCTGCCTGACCAGGTGAAGCTCAAGCCCGGCGACGCTCTGGTCGTGCAGTGCCTCGCCCACGGCTCCCATCCCATCACCTTCACCTGGGCTCGGGTGGGCAGGGCCGGCTTACCTGCCGCAGCAGTGGCCACCGCAGACGGAAGGCTGACGATAGCCCGTGTGAAGCAGAACGACAGTGGAACGTACAAATGTGTCGCCACCAACCACATCGGCTCGAGTGAAGCTCAGGCAAAAGTCATGATTAAAG cttAA